From the genome of Papaver somniferum cultivar HN1 chromosome 2, ASM357369v1, whole genome shotgun sequence, one region includes:
- the LOC113350356 gene encoding putative F-box/LRR-repeat protein At3g58880: MVVTLAMESNCLRIDLDLSSEAASMWVPEYDEMYTLPPCIFPHPSISQLKFSGCKFVSSFFKSFTSVNLVTLTSVELQKDSVSDFVSKCPCLEELHLLHCKIPSSYFELNAPESNLKCLELHSCRGNKGLSFEHASIQIPTLLQLKYIGEFRSAGYLSICNSENLIEANICIFYCPNYEYKLVCKLLKNLLNVKSLTLSPSNLDVLNTNGGISLPSPLFNLRHLSVDLGQADKEFPGLICLLRSTPCLETLCVDCHPYCETDDEMLSGVYNADEEVVQQLHLLPSLMKVEIKEFQGLKVEMEFVKHILQISVCLKEMVIHIRGRYYYLDIRMGKDHYKNFKIKKAETIKTLLACTPASPDAKIILK, encoded by the exons ATGGTGGTTACATTAGCTATGGAAAGTAATTGTTTGAGAATTGATTTGGATTTATCTAGTGAAGCGGCGTCAATGTGGGTTCCTGAATACGATGAAATGTACACTCTGCCTCCATGTATTTTCCCACACCCATCCATCTCTCAACTGAAATTTTCCGGCTGTAAGTTTGTATCTTCTTTTTTTAAAAGTTTTACATCAGTTAACCTAGTTACACTTACAAGTGTCGAGCTACAGAAAGACTCGGTGTCTGACTTTGTCTCCAAATGCCCATGCCTTGAAGAATTACATCTTCTTCATTGTAAAATTCCTTCTTCTTATTTCGAGTTAAATGCCCCGGAATCCAATCTGAAGTGCTTAGAGTTGCATTCTTGTCGCGGCAACAAAGGGTTGTCTTTTGAGCATGCCTCTATCCAAATTCCAACTCTTCTGCAATTGAAGTACATAGGGGAATTCAGATCAGCAGGTTACCTCTCTATATGCAATTCAGAGAATCTCATTGAAGCAAATATTTGTATTTTTTATTGTCCAAACTATGAGTACAAGTTGGTATGCAAGCTTCTAAAGAATCTCCTGAATGTTAAGTCTCTAACTCTATCTCCCAGTAATCTTGAC GTTCTCAATACTAATGGTGGGATAAGTTTGCCATCTCCGCTCTTCAATTTAAGGCATTTGTCTGTAGATCTAGGACAGGCTGATAAGGAGTTCCCGGGGCTAATATGCTTGCTAAGGAGTACCCCTTGTTTAGAAACTCTTTGTGTGGACTGTCATCCGTATTGT GAAACTGATGATGAAATGTTATCCGGAGTCTATAATGCAGATGAAGAAGTAGTTCAGCAACTACATTTACTTCCTTCTCTTATGAAAGTTGAGATCAAGGAGTTTCAAGGTCTAAAAGTTGAAATGGAGTTTGTAAAACATATTCTACAGATTTCAGTATGTTTGAAAGAGATGGTTATTCACATCCGCGGAAGATATTATTATCTGGATATAAGAATGGGCAAAGACCATTATAAGAATTTCAAGATTAAAAAAGCTGAGACAATTAAGACTCTATTGGCTTGCACACCTGCGTCTCCTGATGCTAAAATAATTCTCAAGTAG